From one Suicoccus acidiformans genomic stretch:
- a CDS encoding polysaccharide deacetylase family protein has translation MKNIDEQWLEQVKRYTIPIVALLLILSLIGYITWSHQRHAEAVASLFEDEHMVLVREDVTKSDVQAGKSHAEAMLPGLRNDYIDAINKADKQIEVQEQTQALFITSPDSATNTKNIPTEPQTSRRQQPITKQSTNDRASQVESTANLENASSSEVGLASSPSSKADKATVNEASELQGDSLPIVQADATSQAFQDNLILLKEAYPENSERYKSLAKLNQFGLEVTEEFDAANQELDDITLSMQEADLSEQANLIHTFENHYVYLHTQPIMTRVQERLTELSQGIIAEIEADPDPDSYKDSFVETVMASPTLYKQLRHTAFDPQKYAVLTFDDGPNVPYTQQVLEILKEYDVIGTFFVMGAYVDEHPEIVQQILDEGHILGNHTYNHLDLQTLSDAEILEQFEWTEIAIEEATGTRTDIYRLPFGSGNQHIIELLPNSESILWNVDTMDWATHDAEDICAQVESQAQKGFDLIILMHDTHEATPEALKTMIPMLKEMDFEFTTPYNVHYPIKYFES, from the coding sequence ATGAAAAATATAGATGAACAATGGCTCGAACAAGTTAAGCGCTACACTATACCAATTGTCGCTCTTTTGCTTATTCTGAGCTTAATCGGCTATATAACTTGGTCGCACCAGCGTCACGCCGAGGCCGTTGCCTCTTTATTTGAAGACGAGCATATGGTTCTTGTTCGAGAAGATGTTACAAAGAGCGATGTTCAAGCTGGAAAATCCCATGCTGAAGCCATGTTGCCCGGTCTTAGAAACGACTATATTGATGCCATAAATAAAGCAGATAAGCAAATTGAAGTCCAAGAACAGACGCAGGCTTTATTTATTACATCTCCCGATTCAGCCACCAATACAAAAAATATCCCGACAGAGCCTCAAACTAGCAGGCGCCAACAACCAATCACAAAGCAATCAACTAACGACAGAGCGTCACAGGTAGAATCAACTGCGAATCTTGAAAATGCAAGCTCTTCTGAAGTAGGCCTTGCGTCGAGTCCAAGTAGCAAAGCAGATAAAGCAACCGTAAATGAAGCTTCTGAACTTCAAGGCGATAGTCTGCCAATCGTTCAAGCCGATGCAACGTCGCAAGCATTTCAAGATAATCTCATTTTGCTCAAAGAAGCCTATCCAGAAAATAGTGAACGCTACAAGAGTTTAGCCAAGCTTAACCAATTTGGCTTGGAAGTAACCGAAGAATTTGATGCAGCTAATCAGGAATTAGACGACATCACTCTAAGCATGCAAGAAGCAGATTTAAGCGAGCAAGCTAATCTGATTCATACTTTCGAAAATCATTATGTTTACCTGCACACTCAACCCATTATGACACGGGTGCAAGAGAGATTAACCGAATTAAGTCAAGGAATCATTGCGGAAATTGAAGCCGACCCAGATCCAGACAGTTATAAAGATAGTTTCGTTGAAACGGTAATGGCTAGCCCTACCCTTTATAAACAGCTACGCCACACTGCCTTTGACCCACAAAAGTACGCAGTCTTAACTTTTGATGATGGGCCGAACGTGCCTTACACACAACAAGTACTAGAAATTCTCAAGGAGTATGATGTGATAGGCACCTTCTTCGTCATGGGAGCTTATGTGGATGAACATCCCGAAATTGTCCAACAAATCTTAGATGAAGGCCATATCTTAGGCAATCATACTTATAATCACCTTGACTTACAGACCTTATCTGATGCAGAGATATTAGAGCAATTTGAATGGACCGAGATAGCTATTGAAGAAGCGACTGGAACTCGCACAGATATTTATCGGCTGCCTTTTGGCTCAGGAAACCAACATATTATTGAATTGCTACCCAATAGTGAGTCAATTCTGTGGAATGTTGATACGATGGATTGGGCTACCCATGATGCAGAGGATATATGTGCCCAAGTGGAGTCTCAAGCTCAAAAAGGCTTTGATTTAATCATTCTTATGCATGACACTCATGAAGCCACTCCTGAAGCATTAAAGACGATGATTCCTATGTTAAAGGAAATGGACTTTGAATTTACTACCCCGTATAATGTGCATTATCCAATTAAATACTTTGAATCATAA
- the rnc gene encoding ribonuclease III produces the protein MSQLIQHIEYITHTQIDNEQLIYTAFCHTSYVNEHRRENLESNERLEFLGDAVLELATSQYLYDYYPNKSEGDLSRLRALLVQEASLARLAKQFNFDYYIRLGRGESQSGGASRPSILSDCFEAFLGAIYLDQGMKPVQAFLNKHLLEDHENFLAEINRDYKTLLQEVLQQDGTVSIQYRELKKTGPAHNQVFEMGLYLNGKFLAKGMGKSKKAAEMQAARQAYEALNKKSRG, from the coding sequence ATGAGTCAGTTAATTCAACATATCGAATACATTACACATACCCAAATAGATAATGAACAATTAATTTATACTGCTTTTTGCCATACGAGTTATGTCAATGAACACCGCCGGGAGAATCTTGAATCCAATGAGCGCTTAGAATTTCTCGGGGATGCGGTTTTAGAGTTGGCGACGAGTCAGTACTTATATGATTATTATCCCAATAAATCCGAGGGAGATTTGTCTCGTTTAAGGGCACTTTTAGTGCAAGAGGCGAGCCTAGCCCGTTTAGCCAAGCAATTCAACTTTGACTATTATATTCGATTAGGTCGGGGAGAAAGCCAAAGCGGTGGAGCTTCTAGGCCGTCAATATTGTCGGATTGTTTCGAGGCTTTTCTGGGGGCCATTTATTTAGATCAAGGAATGAAGCCTGTCCAGGCCTTCTTGAATAAACATTTACTGGAAGATCACGAGAATTTCCTTGCTGAAATTAATCGCGATTACAAGACCTTGCTCCAAGAAGTGCTCCAGCAGGACGGTACGGTATCTATTCAGTACCGTGAATTGAAGAAAACTGGACCGGCTCATAATCAGGTTTTTGAGATGGGCTTATATTTAAATGGGAAATTCTTGGCTAAAGGAATGGGCAAAAGCAAGAAAGCGGCAGAAATGCAAGCTGCCCGCCAAGCTTATGAAGCGCTCAATAAAAAGTCCAGAGGTTAA
- the smc gene encoding chromosome segregation protein SMC produces MYLSRIEMTGFKSFADKTVIEFDQGMTAVVGPNGSGKSNLSEAIRWVLGEQSAKSLRGSRMEDVIFNGTQDRKAVNIARVTLVLNNEDRYLDMDFSEVSLTRTYHRNGESKYYINNEAVRLKDIVNLLLDTGLGKDSFSIISQGQVEQIFLNKPEERRTIFEEAAGVQKYQYRKTEAERKLEKSKDHLSRVKDILHELSGQLEPLEVQRNNALTYQELKAGLKEAEVSLYTYQIQTQQVQWQAAERDLESKNEQFETLEKQYQEVHERLAERKIEQENLIQAIDASADRYQGMMQALERKMGQAQMLDQQITFQTDSFTKDSASHEETLTALAQEEDHLSNLKAEYQATKKDLLALKVSIQDLEKQMQRLTGKREDQVEALRQDMIDLYQKQATASNQLKQSEDLVERLSERQIRLAEALEAGKVVAETSEAEATKAQDYFQAQDTAYQTYHKTYQAVLLSQQANQEEREQAQQALFQKERQVQQLQGQVDSQRQQQASYAGYYQGVRSVMTAQHLQGIEGTVADLIQVEASYQQAIDTALGGALQHIIVQDDQAARAAIEYLRKQRAGRATFLPRPNIKSRSLADHLHQAAQKHPGFVGVASDLVQSSPENRAIVENLLGTTVVVEEVSQAQLMAKDLKQSVKLVTLDGEVIMPGGAITGGRNKHQQSSMLTRQRQLEEVEAAYKQANDELAQLERNWQAIQSQEKELQKELTEVTEHLNKASQARQQAQHAQEAAKQEARQASERLIIQSDEQKTVQQELTAATELVISSQADLQEAQAAIEANQATLEQLTASEADRQAQVSELEQQLHRFNTQEAVQSVELKQLQQAVLERQEKVANYQAQIESYQHSRESQTLDIDTLKVNLAKLQTENDLAKIEAEQLETQIEEQRQERTILTEAIRLDEGQEKTLQDELQQLGRQIARLEGQIEKYTSFIDRQLDYLNSEYQLNFEMAQAIAQPIENETTSENRVKTLRRKIDQLGPINLQAIEDYDELKERFDNLSAQEADLLTAMGQLEATMAEMDEEVTSRFGKTFHEINEQFQGTFQKLFAGGSAYLELTQPDNLLTTGVDIIAQPPGKRKQNLALLSGGERALTAIALLFAILEVKPVPFVVLDEVEAALDDANVYRYGEYIQSFTEDTQFIVITHRKGTMEHADVLYGVTMEKSGVSKLASVRLSEAEEALEA; encoded by the coding sequence ATGTATTTAAGTAGAATTGAAATGACAGGCTTTAAATCGTTTGCGGATAAGACTGTGATTGAATTTGATCAAGGCATGACGGCCGTTGTTGGTCCTAATGGTAGTGGGAAGAGTAATTTATCCGAAGCGATTCGCTGGGTTTTGGGTGAACAGTCGGCGAAGAGTTTGCGCGGAAGTCGGATGGAAGATGTGATTTTCAATGGCACCCAGGACCGTAAGGCGGTGAATATTGCGCGGGTTACCTTGGTTTTAAATAATGAAGACCGTTATTTGGATATGGATTTTAGCGAGGTTAGCTTAACCCGGACCTATCATCGCAATGGGGAAAGCAAGTACTATATTAATAATGAAGCGGTTCGCTTGAAGGATATTGTCAATTTACTGTTAGATACGGGCTTAGGTAAAGATAGTTTCTCTATTATCTCCCAAGGGCAAGTAGAACAGATATTCCTCAATAAGCCTGAAGAACGGCGCACTATCTTTGAAGAAGCGGCCGGGGTGCAAAAGTACCAATACCGCAAAACCGAGGCTGAACGAAAACTTGAGAAATCCAAGGATCACCTCAGTCGGGTCAAAGATATTCTCCATGAACTATCGGGTCAGCTAGAACCTTTGGAAGTTCAACGCAATAATGCATTGACTTATCAAGAACTAAAGGCGGGCTTGAAAGAGGCAGAAGTATCCCTTTATACCTACCAAATTCAGACCCAACAAGTCCAGTGGCAAGCTGCAGAGCGGGATTTAGAGTCCAAGAACGAACAATTTGAGACACTTGAAAAGCAATACCAAGAAGTGCATGAGCGATTAGCCGAACGCAAAATCGAACAAGAAAATCTCATTCAAGCCATAGATGCCTCAGCCGATCGCTATCAGGGCATGATGCAAGCCTTGGAACGCAAGATGGGCCAAGCCCAAATGCTCGATCAGCAAATTACGTTTCAAACGGATTCATTCACAAAAGATTCAGCGAGTCATGAGGAGACCTTAACTGCCTTAGCCCAAGAAGAAGATCACTTAAGCAACTTGAAAGCAGAGTATCAAGCAACAAAAAAAGACCTCCTAGCTTTAAAAGTAAGCATCCAAGACTTAGAGAAGCAAATGCAACGTCTCACAGGCAAGCGTGAGGATCAAGTAGAAGCCTTGCGTCAAGACATGATAGATTTGTACCAGAAGCAAGCCACAGCCAGTAATCAACTGAAGCAGTCTGAAGACCTAGTAGAGCGCTTAAGTGAGCGACAAATTCGTTTAGCCGAGGCATTGGAGGCAGGCAAAGTAGTCGCTGAGACGAGTGAGGCTGAGGCAACCAAGGCCCAGGATTATTTCCAAGCTCAAGATACCGCTTATCAGACCTATCACAAGACGTATCAGGCTGTTTTGCTAAGTCAACAAGCTAATCAGGAAGAGCGCGAACAAGCGCAACAAGCGCTCTTCCAGAAAGAACGTCAAGTACAACAACTTCAAGGGCAAGTAGACAGCCAACGGCAGCAACAAGCCTCTTATGCAGGCTATTACCAAGGGGTACGCTCCGTCATGACTGCCCAGCATCTTCAAGGGATAGAAGGAACCGTGGCGGATTTAATCCAAGTGGAAGCAAGCTATCAACAAGCCATTGATACAGCTTTAGGGGGGGCTTTGCAGCATATTATTGTGCAAGATGACCAAGCGGCGCGCGCTGCCATTGAGTATTTACGTAAGCAACGTGCGGGGCGAGCTACTTTCTTACCGAGGCCGAATATTAAAAGCCGCTCCCTAGCAGATCACCTGCATCAAGCGGCCCAAAAGCACCCGGGTTTTGTTGGTGTTGCCAGTGATTTAGTCCAGAGCAGTCCGGAAAATCGGGCGATCGTCGAGAATCTACTTGGCACTACGGTGGTTGTGGAAGAAGTGAGTCAAGCGCAATTGATGGCCAAAGACTTAAAGCAATCAGTTAAATTAGTGACCCTTGACGGCGAGGTGATTATGCCAGGTGGGGCAATTACAGGCGGCCGCAATAAGCATCAACAAAGCTCGATGCTAACCCGCCAAAGGCAGTTAGAAGAGGTAGAAGCAGCTTACAAGCAAGCCAATGACGAATTAGCTCAACTGGAGCGTAATTGGCAGGCAATTCAATCCCAAGAAAAAGAGCTCCAAAAAGAGCTCACCGAAGTAACCGAACACTTAAATAAAGCTAGTCAAGCTCGCCAACAAGCTCAACATGCCCAGGAGGCGGCTAAACAAGAAGCAAGACAAGCTTCTGAGCGATTAATCATTCAGTCCGATGAACAAAAAACGGTTCAGCAGGAATTAACGGCGGCAACTGAACTGGTTATTAGTTCGCAAGCGGATCTTCAAGAGGCTCAGGCAGCGATTGAAGCGAATCAAGCGACTTTGGAGCAGTTAACTGCAAGCGAAGCAGATCGCCAGGCGCAAGTAAGTGAATTGGAGCAACAGCTCCATCGTTTTAACACGCAAGAGGCCGTTCAAAGTGTTGAATTGAAACAATTGCAACAAGCGGTGCTCGAGCGCCAGGAGAAAGTGGCAAATTATCAGGCCCAAATTGAAAGCTATCAACATAGTCGCGAAAGTCAGACCCTGGATATAGATACTTTGAAAGTCAATTTAGCAAAGCTTCAGACGGAAAACGACCTGGCCAAGATTGAGGCCGAGCAATTGGAAACGCAAATCGAGGAACAACGGCAAGAACGCACCATCTTAACGGAGGCCATTCGCCTGGATGAAGGGCAAGAGAAGACGCTTCAAGATGAACTTCAGCAGCTCGGTCGGCAAATCGCCCGTTTGGAAGGGCAAATTGAAAAGTATACGTCCTTTATCGACCGACAACTCGATTATTTAAATAGTGAATATCAATTGAATTTCGAGATGGCGCAAGCCATTGCCCAACCGATAGAGAATGAAACGACGAGTGAAAATCGTGTCAAAACATTGCGTCGTAAAATTGACCAATTGGGTCCCATTAACCTACAAGCCATTGAAGATTATGATGAACTAAAAGAGCGTTTCGATAATTTGTCTGCCCAAGAAGCGGACCTTTTAACTGCCATGGGGCAGTTGGAAGCGACCATGGCAGAGATGGATGAAGAGGTCACCAGTCGTTTCGGGAAGACTTTCCATGAGATTAATGAGCAGTTCCAAGGCACCTTCCAGAAGCTTTTTGCCGGGGGGTCAGCGTATTTAGAATTGACTCAGCCGGATAATCTCTTGACGACCGGGGTAGATATTATTGCCCAACCACCAGGCAAGCGCAAGCAGAATTTGGCACTTTTATCTGGGGGCGAGCGTGCTTTAACGGCGATTGCCTTACTATTTGCGATTTTGGAAGTTAAACCGGTACCTTTTGTGGTGTTGGATGAGGTGGAGGCGGCTTTAGATGATGCGAATGTTTACCGTTACGGTGAGTATATTCAAAGTTTTACCGAAGATACGCAGTTTATTGTTATTACACACCGTAAGGGAACGATGGAACATGCAGATGTTCTTTATGGTGTTACGATGGAGAAATCGGGTGTATCGAAACTTGCATCCGTTCGACTCAGTGAAGCAGAAGAAGCATTGGAGGCTTAA
- a CDS encoding Cof-type HAD-IIB family hydrolase gives MIKLIAIDLDGTLLDNEKQISPANMKALYRAQEAGIKVVLCTGRPYLGMKNFIEEIGFTDEDEYIVNFNGGQVRRAVDGEVIASQSLSMTDMQTWYEEATRLDLPINVIDSDWVYEPTAYPEGHPSFYVEKVTTAPSKVVDFADFEADHRFVKFVITVETEHLESQLPHIQAELREKYAVVRSHPFQLEVMPKGVGKGPALEQLGEILGIKTTEMAGIGDEENDRSMLEVVGLPIAMGNATDEIKALAKHVTESNTNDGVAHAIDYILNRSE, from the coding sequence ATGATTAAACTTATTGCAATTGATTTAGACGGAACTTTACTGGATAACGAGAAGCAGATTAGCCCTGCCAACATGAAGGCACTTTACCGGGCTCAAGAAGCTGGCATAAAGGTTGTCTTATGCACGGGTCGACCTTATTTAGGCATGAAGAACTTTATTGAGGAGATTGGCTTTACGGATGAAGATGAATACATTGTCAACTTTAATGGAGGGCAAGTTAGACGCGCCGTTGACGGTGAAGTTATAGCTAGTCAAAGCTTAAGTATGACGGATATGCAGACGTGGTATGAGGAAGCTACTCGCTTGGACTTACCAATTAACGTTATTGATTCTGATTGGGTTTATGAACCAACGGCTTACCCAGAGGGGCACCCATCTTTTTATGTGGAGAAAGTGACAACGGCTCCGTCTAAGGTAGTAGACTTTGCGGATTTTGAAGCGGATCATCGTTTCGTTAAATTTGTTATTACCGTGGAAACGGAACATCTGGAAAGTCAACTCCCCCATATCCAAGCAGAATTACGGGAGAAGTATGCGGTTGTTCGCTCACATCCCTTCCAATTAGAAGTGATGCCTAAAGGTGTTGGCAAAGGTCCTGCCTTAGAGCAATTAGGAGAAATTCTCGGCATTAAAACGACCGAGATGGCTGGGATTGGTGATGAAGAGAACGACCGTTCAATGCTTGAAGTAGTAGGTTTACCGATAGCCATGGGCAATGCTACCGATGAAATTAAGGCTTTGGCTAAGCACGTTACTGAAAGTAACACCAATGATGGAGTTGCCCATGCGATAGATTATATTCTGAATAGGAGTGAATAA
- the ftsY gene encoding signal recognition particle-docking protein FtsY, giving the protein MSLFDRIKRAFTGEDEVVKEELKEKDSEIVFDTYDKGMEKTRKNFSERISDLFSGFREIDEDFYEDLEETLISADVGFNMTIALTDAIRDEIEAQNVYREDDVKRVMIEKMVEIYEKNGEPGAELLNINPDGPTVILFVGVNGVGKTTSVGKIGYQLKQEGHSVLFAAADTFRAGATEQLTVWGERLDIPVVSGKDQGDPASVVYDAVHQAQDEGIDYVLVDTAGRLQTKANLMQELAKIKRIIERENPNGVQEVMLVLDATTGQNAVIQAQQFNEATEITGLVLTKLDGTAKGGVVLSIRYDLDIPVKYIGLGEQATDLQVFDAEQYMYNLVKGLI; this is encoded by the coding sequence ATGAGTTTATTCGACCGAATTAAGCGAGCCTTTACTGGGGAAGATGAAGTTGTTAAAGAGGAGCTGAAGGAGAAAGATTCCGAAATCGTCTTTGATACTTATGATAAGGGGATGGAGAAGACACGTAAGAACTTCTCTGAACGCATATCTGACCTCTTCTCTGGCTTTAGAGAAATAGATGAAGATTTCTATGAAGATTTGGAAGAGACGCTGATTAGCGCCGATGTTGGCTTTAATATGACAATTGCGTTAACCGATGCAATCCGTGATGAAATTGAAGCTCAGAACGTTTACCGGGAAGACGACGTTAAGCGGGTCATGATTGAGAAGATGGTTGAAATCTATGAGAAGAATGGCGAGCCAGGTGCTGAATTGCTCAACATTAATCCTGATGGGCCAACGGTGATTCTTTTTGTTGGGGTTAACGGAGTAGGTAAGACTACGTCCGTTGGCAAAATTGGCTACCAGCTCAAGCAGGAAGGGCACAGCGTCCTATTTGCGGCAGCGGATACTTTCCGGGCAGGTGCAACCGAGCAACTTACGGTTTGGGGAGAGCGCCTAGACATTCCTGTGGTATCGGGTAAAGACCAAGGTGACCCTGCTTCGGTCGTTTATGATGCGGTTCACCAAGCGCAAGATGAAGGCATTGACTATGTCCTAGTAGATACTGCTGGCCGTTTGCAAACGAAAGCCAACTTAATGCAAGAACTAGCCAAAATCAAACGCATTATCGAACGAGAAAACCCAAATGGTGTACAAGAAGTGATGCTCGTACTCGATGCGACTACTGGCCAGAATGCTGTCATTCAAGCCCAGCAATTCAACGAAGCAACTGAAATCACCGGTCTGGTATTAACTAAACTTGATGGTACCGCCAAAGGTGGCGTTGTCTTGTCCATCCGCTATGACTTAGACATCCCCGTGAAATACATTGGCTTAGGCGAGCAGGCAACCGACTTGCAAGTCTTCGATGCTGAACAGTATATGTATAATTTGGTAAAAGGATTAATTTAA
- the rpmB gene encoding 50S ribosomal protein L28 produces MAKECYVTGRKARSGNQRSHAMNKSKRTFGANLQKVRIMVDGEPKKVWVSARALKSGKVQRV; encoded by the coding sequence ATGGCTAAAGAATGTTATGTAACTGGACGTAAAGCACGCTCAGGTAACCAACGCTCACACGCGATGAACAAATCTAAACGTACATTCGGTGCGAACTTACAAAAAGTTCGGATCATGGTTGATGGAGAGCCTAAGAAAGTTTGGGTATCTGCCCGTGCTCTCAAATCAGGCAAAGTACAACGCGTTTAA
- a CDS encoding Asp23/Gls24 family envelope stress response protein, with protein sequence MALTIPTPNGVITLTNEAIATVIGAAVTDNYGVVGMVSKHFFRDNIIEILRRENYTRGVVLSQEGDSVSVDVYILVSYGTKISVICRNIQEAVKYNVERLLGFELDYVNVHVQGVKLD encoded by the coding sequence ATGGCATTAACAATTCCAACACCGAACGGTGTCATTACTTTAACGAACGAAGCCATCGCAACTGTGATTGGAGCAGCTGTGACTGATAATTATGGCGTGGTCGGTATGGTAAGTAAGCACTTCTTTCGAGATAATATTATCGAAATTTTGAGACGCGAGAATTATACAAGAGGTGTCGTATTGTCTCAAGAGGGTGATTCAGTCAGTGTGGATGTGTATATTCTGGTAAGTTATGGAACGAAGATTTCTGTAATCTGTCGGAATATTCAAGAAGCAGTAAAATACAATGTTGAACGTTTATTAGGCTTTGAACTTGATTATGTGAACGTTCACGTACAAGGAGTCAAGTTAGACTAA
- a CDS encoding DAK2 domain-containing protein, translating to MKHTELTASDFKAMVIAGAENLAENVELVNALNVFPVPDGDTGTNMNMTFQSGKERLLQTQTDHVGELTTALAKGLLMGARGNSGVILSQIFRGFSKAVETYETLTSEQFMLAFIGGVDAAYKAVMKPVEGTILTVAREAGIQGEIKAKESDDIVEIMEAIVQGAQTSLDDTPNLLPVLKQVGVVDSGGKGLLCIYEGFLASLKGETVADVTQVQKTPDTAKHSHAVFNEANEHPLSMDEITYGYCTEIMVSIGLGEGQLKEFDYDDFRNLLDTKGDSLLVVADDEIIKVHIHTENPGEIMQLGQQYGELVKIKVDNMREQVRALEQEEATLQQQADPLMTEELCGIKLTNEPLKTAIVAVAAGDGIRDLFESIGVHVILEGGQTMNPATEDFVKAVEGINAESLIILPNNKNIQMAAEQVASIVDIPVEVIATRSIPEGVSAMLAFNETASFEENVAGMTDMSKEVTSGQVTYAIRDTEINDLVIKKDDFMGLIDGDIVVATNILEETLYQTLDAMVDEWSEIVTVYIGEDGSQETAEAALSRLSEKYDAIDTEIVEGNQPVYHYMMSVE from the coding sequence GTGAAACACACAGAGTTGACTGCGTCAGATTTTAAGGCGATGGTTATTGCTGGGGCAGAGAATTTAGCTGAGAATGTGGAGTTGGTGAATGCGCTGAATGTATTCCCTGTTCCTGATGGAGATACAGGGACGAATATGAATATGACTTTTCAATCTGGTAAAGAGCGTCTTCTACAAACGCAAACGGACCATGTAGGTGAGTTGACAACTGCCTTAGCTAAGGGGTTATTAATGGGTGCTAGAGGAAATTCGGGCGTTATTTTGTCACAGATTTTCCGCGGTTTTTCTAAAGCAGTGGAGACCTATGAAACGTTAACGAGTGAACAATTTATGCTAGCATTTATCGGTGGTGTAGACGCAGCTTATAAAGCGGTGATGAAGCCGGTTGAAGGAACCATCTTGACTGTTGCTCGCGAGGCGGGTATTCAAGGTGAAATCAAGGCGAAAGAATCCGATGATATTGTAGAAATTATGGAAGCCATTGTTCAAGGGGCTCAGACATCCTTGGACGATACACCGAATCTTCTGCCGGTTCTCAAACAAGTTGGCGTTGTTGATAGTGGCGGTAAAGGACTTTTATGTATTTATGAAGGTTTCTTAGCGAGCTTGAAGGGTGAAACTGTCGCGGATGTAACTCAAGTACAGAAAACCCCTGACACAGCTAAGCATTCACATGCGGTCTTCAATGAAGCCAATGAACATCCTTTATCAATGGATGAGATTACTTACGGCTACTGTACTGAAATTATGGTTAGCATTGGCTTGGGTGAAGGCCAATTAAAAGAATTCGATTACGATGATTTTCGAAACTTGCTTGACACTAAAGGAGATTCCCTCTTAGTTGTGGCGGATGATGAAATCATTAAAGTGCATATTCATACAGAAAATCCTGGTGAAATTATGCAGTTGGGCCAACAATACGGTGAATTGGTTAAGATTAAAGTCGACAATATGCGAGAGCAAGTTCGTGCTTTAGAACAAGAAGAGGCAACCTTACAACAACAGGCAGACCCCTTGATGACTGAGGAGCTGTGTGGCATTAAACTAACGAATGAACCGTTGAAAACTGCGATCGTTGCTGTAGCTGCAGGAGATGGCATTCGTGATCTTTTTGAATCGATCGGTGTCCATGTCATCCTTGAAGGTGGCCAGACAATGAATCCGGCAACAGAAGATTTTGTTAAAGCGGTTGAAGGCATTAACGCTGAGAGTTTGATTATTTTGCCGAATAACAAGAATATTCAAATGGCAGCGGAACAAGTTGCATCCATTGTTGATATTCCCGTTGAAGTCATTGCGACCCGTTCGATTCCAGAAGGAGTCTCCGCCATGCTAGCCTTCAATGAAACTGCTAGTTTTGAAGAGAATGTTGCAGGCATGACAGATATGAGTAAGGAAGTCACATCCGGACAAGTTACTTATGCGATTCGTGATACAGAAATCAATGACCTCGTTATCAAAAAAGATGACTTCATGGGCCTTATTGATGGTGACATCGTGGTAGCTACGAACATCCTTGAAGAAACCCTTTACCAAACGCTCGATGCGATGGTTGATGAGTGGAGTGAGATTGTAACGGTTTACATTGGTGAGGATGGCTCCCAAGAGACGGCTGAGGCAGCTTTAAGTCGCCTAAGCGAAAAGTATGACGCAATTGATACAGAGATTGTGGAAGGCAACCAACCCGTATACCATTACATGATGTCTGTGGAATAA